In Halorhabdus tiamatea SARL4B, a genomic segment contains:
- a CDS encoding DUF7111 family protein, with amino-acid sequence MTASERTEAGIEATYEETDAERLLVFDRDGRTAAIAQNREGYAMLKVRPTPDGDELERYYGFDMALDHAAELLGVTPDQLPIPASAEDMGM; translated from the coding sequence ATGACCGCGAGCGAGCGCACCGAGGCGGGTATCGAGGCCACCTACGAGGAGACCGACGCCGAGCGGTTGCTGGTGTTCGACCGCGATGGACGGACGGCAGCCATCGCGCAGAACCGGGAGGGCTACGCCATGTTGAAGGTTCGACCGACGCCCGACGGCGACGAACTCGAACGCTACTACGGGTTCGACATGGCACTCGATCACGCCGCGGAACTGCTCGGCGTCACTCCAGATCAGTTACCGATCCCTGCTTCAGCCGAGGATATGGGGATGTGA
- a CDS encoding alpha/beta fold hydrolase codes for MKLRNLLTAAVGAAGVTAGVNRLLTARAGDLEPPLVGASGTYRWRGFDVAYTEAGDPDDPDLLLIHGLSAASSSREFAEVFEDLSREYHVIAPDLPGFGRSDRPPLLYSASLYETFLRDAIRGLVDEPRVVASSLSGAYAASAAAEADVDSLVLIAPTDSTMSDSPRSWLRSLFRTPLLGTGLFNLLVSKSGIKYFHRDHGYADMDNLTAETLSYQWKTAHQPGARYAPASFVSGYLDPASELTETLADVDAPVTLVWGRDADITPVSGGRALAKKTDSRLIVFDDAKLLPHVEHPAAFVGVVTDDFDEAPSTPVSTS; via the coding sequence ATGAAGCTCCGGAACCTCCTCACGGCGGCTGTGGGTGCGGCCGGCGTGACTGCTGGCGTCAACCGTCTTCTCACGGCCCGTGCTGGCGACCTCGAACCGCCACTCGTCGGCGCGAGCGGAACCTACCGGTGGCGCGGCTTCGACGTCGCCTACACCGAAGCTGGCGACCCTGACGACCCCGATCTCCTCCTGATCCACGGCCTCTCGGCGGCGTCATCGAGCCGGGAGTTCGCCGAAGTGTTCGAAGACCTCTCTCGGGAGTACCACGTGATCGCCCCGGACCTCCCCGGGTTCGGTCGGTCCGACCGCCCGCCGCTGCTTTACTCGGCGTCGCTGTACGAGACGTTCCTCCGGGACGCGATTCGAGGCCTCGTCGATGAACCGCGGGTCGTCGCGTCGTCGCTGTCAGGTGCGTACGCGGCCAGCGCCGCGGCCGAGGCGGACGTCGACTCGCTCGTGTTGATCGCGCCGACGGACTCGACGATGAGCGACTCCCCCCGGTCGTGGCTGCGGAGCCTGTTTCGCACGCCACTTCTCGGGACGGGACTGTTCAACCTGCTGGTCAGCAAGTCCGGGATCAAGTACTTCCACCGCGATCACGGCTACGCCGACATGGACAACCTGACGGCCGAGACGCTTTCCTATCAGTGGAAGACGGCCCATCAGCCCGGCGCACGCTACGCACCGGCGTCGTTCGTCAGCGGCTATCTCGACCCTGCGAGCGAGCTGACTGAGACGCTCGCGGACGTCGACGCCCCGGTGACGCTCGTCTGGGGACGTGACGCCGACATCACGCCGGTTTCCGGCGGTCGGGCGCTGGCGAAGAAGACCGACTCCCGCCTGATCGTCTTCGACGATGCGAAACTCCTTCCACACGTCGAACATCCGGCGGCGTTCGTCGGCGTAGTCACTGATGACTTCGACGAGGCCCCTTCGACGCCCGTCTCGACTTCCTGA
- a CDS encoding ABC transporter permease, which produces MNDAWERTIAVAQRAFDATVRSRALFAVAAGYAFVVLAIAWTTRGSGYLSLTLSVLTPLEVLVPVVAFAIGYRSILDDRVRGELAVFRTYPLSARSYVVGVFLGRLATLLLIVLVPLLLAGGSVVAFREESISVLATHATADSPLVYLRTVALTAAFAPVALGVAIAVSSIARTTRNAIALAVGGVVVLVVGLDLGFVAGLAGGIVSPEDLSTLSALSPLSAYRGLVLEMAIGPVAGDAISGGVNPLVAFVGLAGWTAGGLAVAIRSAYRSAST; this is translated from the coding sequence ATGAACGACGCCTGGGAGCGCACGATTGCGGTGGCCCAGCGCGCCTTCGACGCGACTGTGCGGAGCCGGGCGCTGTTCGCCGTCGCCGCGGGCTACGCGTTCGTCGTCCTCGCTATCGCCTGGACGACACGGGGCAGTGGCTACCTCTCGCTGACACTCTCGGTGCTCACGCCGCTTGAAGTGCTGGTGCCGGTGGTGGCGTTCGCGATCGGCTACCGGTCGATCCTCGACGATCGCGTCCGGGGCGAACTCGCCGTCTTCCGGACGTATCCGCTGTCCGCCAGATCGTACGTCGTCGGCGTGTTCCTGGGTCGGCTGGCGACGCTGCTCCTGATCGTGCTCGTCCCGCTGTTGCTCGCCGGTGGTTCCGTCGTCGCGTTCCGCGAGGAATCGATCTCCGTCCTGGCGACCCACGCGACGGCCGATTCGCCGCTGGTCTACCTGCGGACCGTCGCGCTGACGGCGGCGTTCGCGCCGGTGGCACTCGGGGTCGCTATCGCTGTCTCGTCGATCGCCCGGACGACCCGGAACGCGATCGCGCTGGCTGTCGGTGGCGTCGTGGTGCTGGTCGTCGGCCTGGATCTCGGCTTCGTGGCCGGCCTCGCCGGCGGGATCGTCTCTCCGGAGGACCTCTCGACACTGTCCGCCCTGAGTCCCCTCTCGGCCTACCGCGGACTCGTCCTCGAGATGGCTATTGGACCGGTGGCTGGCGACGCGATATCGGGTGGCGTGAATCCGCTGGTTGCATTCGTCGGGCTGGCGGGCTGGACGGCTGGCGGGCTCGCGGTCGCGATCCGGTCGGCCTACCGGTCAGCGTCGACCTGA
- a CDS encoding ABC transporter ATP-binding protein has product MSGEVVLALEDVRHAFGDVAVLDGVSLDVKAGSVTCLLGPNGSGKSTLLSIAAGLRTPDDGAVTRRTAGAARSVGYLPQRPAFRPQFTVAETIAFYGSLVPMEIDETATLGQVGLDGVADRQVENLSGGMVRLLGLAQATVGSPPIVVLDEPASGLDPQLRHHIADVIADLAANGAAVLMATHDLGAAERIADEVRVLDDGAFVAGGSPAAIEAETGTDLLEGAIDALIDREDAIGVRSGTAGDRG; this is encoded by the coding sequence ATGAGTGGAGAAGTCGTCCTGGCGCTCGAAGACGTCCGGCACGCGTTCGGGGACGTCGCTGTCCTCGACGGCGTCTCTCTCGACGTCAAGGCTGGGTCGGTGACGTGTCTGCTCGGACCCAACGGTTCCGGGAAGTCGACGTTGCTCTCGATCGCGGCTGGCCTTCGCACGCCGGACGACGGAGCTGTCACCAGACGAACCGCCGGGGCTGCCCGATCGGTCGGGTACCTCCCCCAGCGGCCGGCGTTTCGCCCGCAGTTCACCGTCGCCGAGACGATCGCGTTCTACGGATCGCTCGTGCCAATGGAGATCGACGAGACCGCGACACTCGGGCAAGTAGGTCTCGACGGCGTCGCCGACCGCCAGGTCGAGAACCTCTCCGGTGGCATGGTCAGGCTCCTCGGACTTGCCCAGGCGACTGTCGGCTCGCCGCCGATCGTGGTGCTCGACGAACCGGCCAGTGGCCTCGATCCGCAGCTCCGTCACCATATTGCGGACGTCATCGCGGATCTCGCAGCCAACGGCGCGGCGGTGCTCATGGCGACCCACGATCTCGGCGCGGCCGAGCGCATCGCCGACGAGGTCCGCGTCCTCGACGACGGCGCGTTCGTCGCCGGTGGGTCGCCCGCCGCGATCGAAGCGGAAACGGGCACTGACTTGCTGGAGGGGGCCATCGACGCCCTGATCGACCGCGAGGACGCTATCGGCGTCCGATCCGGGACGGCGGGTGATCGCGGATGA
- a CDS encoding NosD domain-containing protein, whose translation MRVTLVLAALAVVLSGASLAFAIDPGASASARPVPFSDTLATGMTGVDVQQARAGGAEIPRVEVFYSQYEYVVGYYGVASAVDATDRETTTRQFGRPLAIYVSDYSGAGPRLTDDKSLTVASDPAVGWVRASEAAFVVDSEARTPGGPAIVPFSDAADARDFAKRYGGTVRDWTELEPREDEPRASWLREAANDRTAWADRTVRQRRPLLDRPVSITVGEDVPTLAGAVDAAPPNTTVRLPPGTYDGNVTVETSVTIRGAGERTRIVGDNGTAIRVSAPEVGLANLSITDVGESNTGDPVDAAETAGEWDESVRTTYGYGDAAVVFDGANRSLLARVHVETPASGAIVRDSDGVVVENVSINGTADWQDGFMGVLAMDARIVVQDSTFTGGRDAVYTHHADGLVVRDNRMTGMRFGVHEMYTSGTLVRNNTARDTDIGVVVMTRPRSNVLLDNRVSASDVGISVGGSTSLVANNTLVANRYGMDLGAQRSTFAYNVLAGNDVGLRTGTIVPTNRVTGNDVIDNDRYVSTGRGPVRVWTANYWGTIPGRDADADGRIDRAFRPTGPVDSAVDRSTGAATLSTSPAVTILRRFEAAVPGLRSANVIDDEPRLVPVQSEKIAMARNISTGEAVSP comes from the coding sequence ATGCGCGTCACGCTCGTGCTCGCGGCGCTGGCGGTCGTGCTCAGCGGGGCGAGCCTCGCGTTCGCCATCGATCCCGGCGCGAGTGCGAGCGCCCGGCCAGTCCCCTTCTCGGACACGCTCGCGACGGGGATGACTGGCGTCGACGTCCAGCAGGCCCGCGCCGGGGGAGCCGAGATCCCTCGCGTCGAAGTGTTCTACTCGCAGTACGAGTACGTCGTGGGCTACTACGGCGTGGCGTCGGCGGTCGATGCGACGGATCGCGAGACCACGACCCGCCAGTTCGGCCGCCCCCTCGCGATCTACGTGAGCGATTATTCGGGTGCCGGCCCCCGGCTCACCGACGACAAGTCCCTCACTGTCGCGTCCGATCCGGCGGTCGGGTGGGTACGAGCGAGTGAGGCCGCCTTCGTCGTCGACAGCGAGGCGCGGACTCCCGGCGGGCCGGCGATCGTCCCCTTCAGCGACGCCGCCGACGCCAGGGACTTCGCCAAACGATACGGAGGGACGGTTCGCGACTGGACGGAACTCGAACCCCGTGAAGACGAACCGCGGGCGTCGTGGCTGCGTGAGGCGGCGAATGATCGGACGGCCTGGGCCGATCGCACCGTCCGGCAACGACGGCCACTCCTGGATCGGCCGGTCTCGATCACGGTCGGCGAAGACGTCCCGACACTCGCTGGGGCGGTCGACGCCGCACCGCCGAACACGACCGTCCGACTGCCACCCGGAACCTACGACGGCAACGTCACCGTCGAGACGTCCGTCACGATCCGTGGTGCAGGTGAGCGGACGCGAATCGTCGGCGACAACGGCACGGCGATTCGGGTGTCCGCTCCGGAGGTCGGCCTCGCGAACCTGTCGATCACTGACGTCGGCGAGTCGAACACGGGAGACCCGGTCGACGCCGCCGAGACTGCCGGCGAGTGGGACGAAAGCGTCCGGACGACCTACGGCTACGGCGACGCTGCAGTCGTCTTCGACGGCGCGAACCGCTCACTACTCGCTCGCGTCCACGTCGAGACGCCGGCAAGCGGTGCGATCGTTCGAGACAGCGACGGCGTCGTGGTCGAAAACGTCTCGATCAACGGGACGGCCGACTGGCAGGACGGGTTCATGGGCGTGCTGGCGATGGACGCCCGGATCGTCGTCCAGGACAGCACGTTCACCGGCGGCCGAGACGCCGTCTACACCCACCACGCCGACGGGCTCGTCGTCCGGGACAACCGAATGACGGGGATGCGGTTCGGCGTCCACGAGATGTACACGTCCGGAACGCTTGTGAGGAACAACACCGCCAGAGATACCGACATCGGCGTCGTCGTCATGACGCGCCCGCGGTCGAACGTGCTTCTCGACAACCGCGTCTCGGCGAGCGACGTCGGGATTTCGGTCGGGGGGAGTACATCACTCGTGGCGAACAACACGCTCGTGGCAAATCGCTACGGGATGGACCTCGGTGCCCAGCGGTCGACGTTCGCGTACAACGTCCTGGCCGGCAACGACGTCGGACTGCGAACCGGAACCATCGTCCCGACGAACCGCGTGACGGGCAACGACGTGATCGACAACGATCGCTACGTCTCCACCGGACGCGGCCCGGTCCGCGTCTGGACGGCCAACTACTGGGGCACCATTCCGGGCCGCGACGCCGACGCCGACGGCCGGATCGACCGCGCGTTTCGACCGACGGGGCCCGTCGACAGCGCTGTGGACAGGTCCACGGGAGCGGCGACGCTTTCGACCTCGCCCGCCGTCACGATCCTGCGTCGGTTCGAGGCGGCGGTACCCGGCCTTCGATCCGCGAACGTGATCGACGACGAGCCACGGCTCGTACCGGTCCAATCCGAGAAGATCGCAATGGCACGGAATATATCGACTGGTGAGGCGGTGTCGCCATGA
- a CDS encoding nitrous oxide reductase accessory protein NosL: MTASGPHSGSETGRLTRRRLLAAIGIGALTSVAGCLSSEAPDPVTLGTDDACDVCGMVIPQHPGPSAEVFYQDEKPSNHDNPARFDSTWEAFQYDFERRDRGWTRTAFYVTDYSSVDYDIFTDAGTTFISTHPAAEAFTPASEVTFVVGSAVEGAMGRDLIAFSENEDATALADEYGGSTAQFDDVSRSTIAELAQS; encoded by the coding sequence ATGACTGCCAGTGGCCCTCATTCCGGTAGCGAGACGGGGCGTCTCACGCGTCGGCGACTGCTCGCAGCGATAGGGATCGGCGCGCTCACGAGCGTGGCCGGGTGTCTCTCGTCGGAGGCCCCCGATCCCGTCACCCTGGGGACCGACGACGCCTGTGACGTCTGTGGCATGGTGATTCCACAGCATCCTGGCCCGAGCGCCGAGGTGTTCTACCAGGACGAGAAGCCGTCGAACCACGACAACCCGGCCCGCTTCGACAGCACCTGGGAGGCCTTCCAGTACGACTTCGAGCGCCGCGATCGGGGCTGGACCCGGACCGCGTTTTACGTGACCGACTATTCGAGCGTCGACTACGACATCTTCACCGACGCCGGCACGACGTTCATCTCGACGCACCCCGCCGCCGAGGCGTTCACGCCGGCAAGTGAGGTCACCTTCGTCGTCGGCTCCGCCGTCGAAGGGGCGATGGGACGAGACCTCATCGCGTTCTCCGAGAACGAAGACGCGACGGCCCTCGCCGACGAATACGGCGGCTCGACGGCACAGTTCGACGACGTGAGCCGCTCGACGATCGCCGAACTGGCCCAGTCGTAG
- a CDS encoding SCO family protein, whose amino-acid sequence MNRREYLGALGGGVAALTAGCSADESDTYLDEPDLRAEPSQLPYPVYGQSLPDVTLSDPIADEEITVGNDDRDTLLTFFYSHCQSVCPRLVSALRNVQANAIEDGLIDTTAFQAVTFDPERDDGDRLRGYADRMNVSLSDNWRFLRPESPEHAQEVVTDEFGVRFERTHPEEMDMYMFSHRALILLVNADGYVERSYPNSTPSWQTIDDDLRTLNDREH is encoded by the coding sequence GTGAACAGACGCGAGTATCTCGGGGCACTCGGTGGCGGTGTCGCCGCGCTGACGGCCGGGTGTTCGGCCGACGAGTCCGACACGTATCTCGACGAACCGGATCTGCGTGCCGAACCGTCCCAACTCCCGTATCCGGTCTACGGGCAGTCGCTACCGGACGTCACGCTGTCGGACCCGATCGCCGACGAGGAAATCACGGTCGGTAACGACGATCGCGACACGCTGCTGACGTTCTTCTACAGTCACTGTCAGTCAGTCTGTCCGCGGTTGGTCTCCGCGTTGCGCAACGTCCAGGCGAACGCCATCGAGGATGGCTTGATCGACACGACGGCGTTCCAGGCCGTGACGTTCGATCCGGAACGCGACGACGGTGACAGACTCCGGGGCTACGCCGACCGGATGAACGTCTCACTGTCCGATAACTGGCGATTCCTGCGGCCGGAATCGCCCGAACACGCACAGGAGGTCGTCACGGACGAGTTCGGCGTCCGCTTCGAGCGAACCCACCCGGAAGAGATGGACATGTACATGTTCTCCCATCGCGCGCTCATCTTGCTGGTCAACGCCGACGGGTACGTCGAGCGCTCGTATCCGAACTCGACGCCGTCCTGGCAGACGATCGACGACGACCTCCGGACATTAAACGACCGGGAGCACTAA
- a CDS encoding TlpA family protein disulfide reductase gives MRRRELLAGIGGAAVVGGSAYLAFSPSNSGAIESDGRQIDPVDVETFETANSPDGELTVPVEGSVTVIDLFATWCQPCKPALEALRTVHRDNTDVQFVSVTNEALGGDLSRADVLAWWDEFGGPWAVGHDPEGTLLARLGTSALPFSAVANPDGRIVWAEKGVPEPERVDEAISAARS, from the coding sequence ATGCGACGGCGTGAACTCCTCGCCGGAATTGGCGGCGCGGCGGTCGTCGGCGGCAGTGCCTACCTCGCGTTCTCCCCGAGCAACAGCGGCGCGATCGAGAGCGACGGCCGACAGATCGACCCGGTCGACGTCGAGACGTTCGAGACGGCCAACAGTCCAGACGGGGAACTGACGGTACCTGTCGAGGGCTCCGTTACCGTGATCGATCTCTTCGCGACCTGGTGTCAGCCGTGTAAACCCGCACTCGAGGCGCTCCGGACGGTCCACCGGGACAACACTGACGTCCAGTTCGTCTCGGTCACCAACGAGGCCCTGGGCGGCGATCTCTCCCGGGCGGACGTCCTCGCGTGGTGGGACGAGTTCGGCGGGCCCTGGGCCGTCGGTCACGACCCCGAGGGCACGCTGCTCGCCCGGCTGGGGACGTCGGCACTTCCCTTCAGTGCCGTCGCCAATCCCGACGGCCGGATCGTCTGGGCGGAGAAGGGCGTCCCTGAGCCGGAGCGAGTCGACGAGGCGATCTCCGCCGCGCGATCATGA
- a CDS encoding cytochrome c biogenesis CcdA family protein, which produces MSGLALDATVVFAVTTGATTFFAPCAYPLLPGYVGYYLQDEPEVGTSVLAGALARGLAASLGVLSTFGALAVAAVMVGQPIQAHLSQLELLVGVLLVVLGLATLSGRTTGWHARLPERRTSIAGFVGFGGLYAVAATGCVAPVFLAVVSQALTFGPMGTAAVLGGYAAGMAVLMIAATVAVAVGVEITTDRFAGLTDRLTPIAGGILVVAGLVQIWLALFVYSV; this is translated from the coding sequence ATGAGCGGGCTCGCCCTGGACGCGACCGTCGTCTTCGCGGTCACGACCGGCGCGACGACGTTTTTCGCCCCCTGTGCCTACCCGCTGCTTCCGGGCTACGTCGGCTATTATCTCCAGGACGAACCAGAGGTGGGGACGTCCGTGCTCGCAGGGGCGCTCGCGCGAGGGCTGGCAGCGAGTCTCGGCGTGCTGAGTACCTTCGGCGCGCTCGCTGTCGCGGCCGTGATGGTCGGCCAGCCGATCCAGGCCCACCTCTCGCAACTGGAACTCCTCGTCGGCGTCCTGTTAGTTGTCCTCGGCCTGGCGACGCTGTCCGGCCGGACGACCGGCTGGCACGCGCGTCTGCCCGAGCGCCGCACGTCGATCGCCGGGTTCGTCGGGTTCGGGGGACTCTACGCCGTCGCGGCGACCGGGTGTGTCGCGCCCGTCTTCCTCGCCGTGGTCTCCCAGGCGCTGACGTTCGGACCGATGGGGACGGCCGCCGTGTTGGGCGGGTACGCCGCCGGGATGGCCGTGTTGATGATCGCCGCCACCGTCGCGGTCGCGGTCGGCGTCGAGATTACGACGGACCGCTTCGCCGGACTCACCGACCGACTCACACCGATCGCCGGCGGTATCCTCGTCGTCGCTGGCCTCGTCCAAATTTGGCTCGCCCTGTTCGTCTACAGCGTCTGA
- a CDS encoding DUF420 domain-containing protein — protein MQTDPGSRLRRVAREHTLGVTAVVSAVGYALVAGAFAGAIPLFPSLSRSTVNLFGHLIAIVNASALTAILVGIYFIKRDEVEKHRAAMLTAFALIAVFLVLYLWKVGGGFEKSITATGLPEIAYLLMLAVHIVLSVVAVPVVLYAVILGFTHSPAELRSTAHARVGRIAVAAWSISLFLGIVTYVMLNHVYGWVPRESALLLIAVPRSAWSLGWRSD, from the coding sequence ATGCAGACAGACCCAGGCTCTCGACTCCGGCGCGTCGCTCGCGAGCATACGCTCGGCGTGACGGCCGTCGTCTCCGCGGTCGGGTACGCGCTCGTCGCCGGCGCGTTCGCGGGCGCAATCCCGCTGTTTCCGTCGCTTTCACGCTCGACGGTCAACCTCTTTGGCCATCTCATCGCGATCGTCAACGCGAGCGCGCTGACGGCGATCCTCGTCGGGATCTACTTCATCAAGCGCGACGAGGTCGAAAAGCATCGCGCGGCCATGTTGACCGCGTTCGCACTCATCGCCGTCTTTCTCGTCCTCTACCTCTGGAAAGTCGGCGGCGGCTTCGAGAAGTCGATCACCGCCACCGGTCTCCCGGAGATCGCGTATCTCCTGATGCTCGCCGTTCACATCGTCCTCTCCGTGGTCGCCGTCCCGGTCGTCCTCTATGCGGTGATCCTCGGATTCACCCACTCCCCGGCAGAATTACGATCGACGGCTCACGCCCGCGTCGGCCGGATCGCCGTCGCCGCCTGGTCGATCAGTCTCTTCCTTGGGATCGTGACGTACGTCATGCTGAACCACGTCTATGGGTGGGTGCCCCGGGAGTCTGCGCTCCTGCTGATCGCCGTTCCGCGATCGGCGTGGTCGCTGGGCTGGCGATCTGACTGA
- a CDS encoding thioredoxin family protein, whose amino-acid sequence MTAATQYDAADPPERPVALADEADLDALVETYDTVLVEFYTEGCSVCASMEPILGIAAQESDAVVATVNPRDDPPLVDRFDVRSVPLLVVFREGEAVERVADGFQPVEDVIDLIERNQ is encoded by the coding sequence ATGACAGCAGCCACGCAGTACGACGCCGCTGACCCACCCGAACGACCGGTCGCTCTCGCGGACGAGGCAGACCTCGACGCGCTCGTCGAGACGTACGACACGGTTCTCGTGGAATTCTACACCGAGGGCTGTAGCGTGTGTGCATCGATGGAGCCGATCCTGGGGATCGCCGCCCAGGAGAGTGACGCCGTCGTCGCGACGGTCAACCCGCGCGACGACCCGCCGCTGGTCGACCGCTTCGACGTACGCAGCGTCCCACTGCTCGTCGTCTTCCGTGAGGGCGAAGCAGTCGAACGCGTCGCCGACGGCTTCCAGCCGGTCGAAGACGTCATCGACCTGATCGAGCGAAACCAGTGA